From a region of the Paenibacillus sp. R14(2021) genome:
- a CDS encoding sensor histidine kinase: MLVMKQMRRWFPLRFQNRLMLYNTLIFLVVAYALAFLAVRYANQLDTVKQLQASRDALNAVTNFYDRKHDQFVNLLFPLYEDPANYDKINNLLEASSDQDYETDPYLKSGIVSLLQNVTVKDSDIAAILIRKTRTGTNFLYRSQSRTIETVGESFPFADVLRSKRGGRSIYGSRLLGGTLSRPVEVYGIAGELGSQNIRTNAGQILIAYATSPIDKILDAYSGRKQGRFLLLTRSGDRIYDSRGEYAAGPCPSIELLLSGKDQAVIDGKAEYIQVVNQLGRNYIGVNLVPMGKIETGNPGLAYKVYGAITAMAVLCALLYAMAGSIVAKRLHQLVRAMKRVGESDLSYRVPVGGRHDEFGELAIRFNRMTGELQEMIKREYISELRKKNAELHALQAGINPHFLYNTLEAIRIKANDEGNADVAEMIVLLANLYRSIVKDDTFISIRKELHLCGMYIDIFSMRYAGSLPDYALDVEPGIMDCLIPKNLLQPLVENYFVHGLRDREEDNQFAITGRRRGEEIEFVFEDNGRGIAPGRLARIAQDLRKDSLDDTAGKRQSYGLLNVQERIRLVYGKDCGLAVVSPGPGLGTRIVVRIKAQTSTPSGDAHEMGRGMHGKESPRTRLVDGEGSR, from the coding sequence CGTTATGCGAATCAGCTCGATACGGTGAAGCAGCTGCAGGCGAGCCGCGATGCGCTGAATGCGGTCACAAACTTTTACGACCGGAAGCACGATCAATTCGTAAATTTGCTGTTCCCGCTCTATGAGGATCCCGCCAATTACGACAAGATCAATAATCTGCTGGAAGCGAGCTCCGATCAGGACTACGAGACCGATCCGTACTTGAAGTCGGGCATCGTCAGCCTGCTGCAGAACGTGACTGTGAAGGACAGCGACATTGCGGCGATTCTGATCCGCAAGACGCGCACCGGCACCAACTTCCTGTACAGGAGCCAAAGCCGAACGATCGAGACGGTAGGGGAGAGCTTCCCGTTTGCGGATGTTTTGCGAAGTAAGCGGGGGGGCAGAAGCATTTATGGCAGCCGGCTGCTTGGCGGTACGCTGTCCCGCCCGGTCGAGGTTTACGGGATCGCGGGTGAGCTCGGCAGCCAGAACATTCGAACGAACGCCGGCCAGATTCTGATCGCATACGCGACAAGTCCGATCGATAAAATCCTGGACGCCTATTCGGGCCGCAAACAAGGGCGGTTCCTGCTGCTGACGCGGAGCGGCGATCGAATCTACGACTCCAGGGGCGAGTATGCCGCGGGACCTTGTCCATCCATAGAGCTGCTGCTCTCCGGGAAAGATCAGGCGGTCATCGACGGGAAGGCGGAATACATCCAAGTCGTCAATCAGCTGGGCCGCAATTACATCGGCGTCAATCTCGTCCCAATGGGAAAGATCGAGACGGGAAATCCCGGTCTTGCGTACAAGGTTTACGGCGCCATCACGGCGATGGCCGTTCTGTGCGCGCTGCTCTACGCCATGGCCGGATCCATTGTCGCCAAACGGCTGCATCAGCTTGTCCGGGCGATGAAGCGCGTAGGCGAGAGCGATTTGTCTTACCGGGTGCCGGTAGGCGGGCGCCATGACGAATTCGGCGAATTGGCGATTCGGTTCAATCGCATGACCGGCGAGCTGCAGGAGATGATCAAGCGGGAATATATCAGCGAGCTGCGTAAGAAGAACGCGGAGCTTCATGCCTTACAGGCAGGGATTAATCCTCATTTCCTCTACAACACGCTGGAGGCGATCCGGATCAAAGCCAATGACGAGGGTAATGCGGATGTCGCGGAGATGATCGTGCTGCTGGCTAATTTGTACCGCAGCATCGTGAAGGACGATACGTTTATTTCGATCCGCAAGGAGCTGCATCTATGCGGGATGTACATCGATATTTTCTCGATGCGCTATGCGGGAAGCCTGCCCGATTACGCGCTTGACGTCGAGCCGGGGATCATGGACTGCCTGATTCCGAAAAACCTGCTCCAGCCGCTCGTCGAGAATTATTTTGTCCACGGGCTGCGGGACAGGGAGGAAGATAATCAATTCGCCATCACGGGCAGACGGCGAGGCGAGGAGATTGAATTTGTCTTCGAGGACAACGGTCGGGGCATCGCGCCGGGGCGGCTCGCGCGAATTGCGCAGGATCTGCGCAAGGACAGCCTGGACGACACGGCAGGGAAAAGGCAGAGTTACGGCCTGCTGAACGTGCAGGAACGCATTCGGCTCGTGTACGGCAAGGACTGCGGCTTGGCGGTCGTGAGCCCGGGGCCGGGCCTCGGAACGCGCATTGTCGTCCGCATCAAGGCGCAGACCAGCACTCCCTCCGGCGATGCGCACGAGATGGGACGCGGCATGCATGGGAAGGAGAGCCCCCGGACGCGTCTAGTTGATGGTGAGGGCTCGCGGTGA